In Rariglobus hedericola, the following proteins share a genomic window:
- a CDS encoding LTA synthase family protein: MKIPALLRSLVARRHGGVVLFVGLFMLLALVTRIALLAQSGWALDWNATLIASFAWGALFDLGAALLFAVPLALVLTLLPAGIFERRWARAGAHGVFIGAIGLLLFSAVAEWFFWDEFSTRFNFIAVDYLVYTTEVVANIRESYPMPAILGVILLASVGLHLLLARTGLIDCWLEAPRVTTRRRYVQGGAWMAAALVAGVALDSNQLPAFANTYNRELAKNGPWSLFAAFQHNEIDYDQFYAKLPVDEAFSHLRTELAQDGSLPLGLKDARDTLRYIKNEGPEKHLNVIQITVESLSASFVGAYNPDSNLTPNLDVLAKQSLVFDNLYATGTRTDRGMEALTLSMPPTPGRSLVKRPHNENLFTLGSVFRSRGYDTAFIYGGYGYFDNMNTFFGGNGYRIVDRAAVAKTDITFANAWGACDEDVFNWTLREADRSAAAGKPFHYFVMTTSNHRPYTYPDGRIDLPSKISRRSGAVKYTDYAIGKLIRDASSKPWFKNTVFVIVADHCASVAGKTELPVQNYHIPMLVYAPGGQVAPGHIGDLMSQVDCAPTILGLLNWSYATRFYGWDVRTAHGDRRALIGNYQKLGLYEEGTLDVLKPVRGYSAYRYDPVTFALTGRPKETEERDETIAYYQTASYLYKSGGYRAVSDADQTGYTAQILALNPDRSTAAVSAPKTTADTAAEIIR; encoded by the coding sequence ATGAAAATCCCTGCGCTGCTCCGTTCTCTGGTCGCCCGCCGTCATGGCGGCGTTGTTTTGTTTGTTGGACTCTTCATGCTGCTCGCGTTGGTCACCCGTATCGCGCTGCTGGCGCAGTCGGGGTGGGCGTTGGATTGGAATGCCACTCTGATCGCTTCCTTTGCGTGGGGTGCCTTGTTCGACCTCGGAGCGGCGCTGCTTTTTGCCGTGCCGCTGGCATTGGTTTTAACGCTGCTGCCGGCAGGCATCTTCGAGCGCCGCTGGGCGCGGGCCGGCGCGCATGGGGTTTTTATCGGAGCGATCGGACTGCTGCTATTCAGCGCGGTGGCTGAGTGGTTTTTTTGGGATGAATTCAGCACGCGCTTTAACTTCATCGCGGTCGATTACCTCGTCTATACGACCGAGGTGGTGGCCAACATCCGCGAGTCCTATCCGATGCCGGCGATTCTGGGGGTGATCCTGCTCGCGAGTGTCGGGCTGCACCTCTTGCTCGCTCGGACGGGGCTGATCGACTGCTGGCTGGAGGCGCCGCGCGTGACGACACGCCGACGTTATGTGCAAGGCGGCGCTTGGATGGCGGCGGCGTTGGTCGCGGGAGTGGCGCTCGATTCGAACCAGTTGCCCGCATTTGCCAACACCTACAATCGCGAGCTTGCGAAGAACGGCCCGTGGTCGCTGTTTGCGGCGTTTCAGCACAACGAAATCGATTACGACCAGTTTTACGCGAAGCTTCCCGTGGACGAGGCGTTTTCGCATCTGCGCACGGAACTGGCGCAGGACGGCAGCCTGCCGCTCGGTCTCAAAGACGCGCGCGACACGTTGCGTTACATCAAAAACGAAGGGCCCGAGAAACACCTCAACGTGATCCAGATCACGGTCGAGAGTCTGAGCGCCAGTTTCGTCGGCGCGTATAATCCCGATTCAAACCTCACGCCAAATCTCGATGTGCTCGCGAAGCAGAGTCTGGTGTTCGACAATCTCTACGCGACCGGCACGCGCACGGACCGCGGCATGGAGGCGCTGACCTTGTCGATGCCGCCCACGCCCGGACGTTCGTTGGTGAAGCGTCCGCACAACGAGAATCTGTTCACCCTCGGCTCGGTTTTTCGCAGCCGCGGTTACGACACGGCGTTCATCTATGGTGGCTACGGCTACTTTGATAACATGAACACGTTCTTTGGCGGGAACGGCTATCGCATCGTGGACCGCGCCGCCGTCGCCAAGACCGACATCACCTTCGCCAATGCCTGGGGGGCGTGCGACGAGGACGTATTCAACTGGACACTACGAGAGGCCGACCGCTCCGCCGCCGCGGGCAAGCCGTTTCACTACTTCGTGATGACGACTTCCAATCACCGCCCTTACACGTATCCGGACGGTCGCATCGATCTGCCGTCGAAGATCTCCCGCCGCTCCGGCGCGGTGAAATACACCGACTACGCCATCGGAAAACTCATCCGCGACGCGTCGTCCAAGCCGTGGTTTAAAAACACCGTCTTCGTCATCGTGGCCGACCATTGCGCGTCCGTCGCGGGCAAGACCGAGCTGCCCGTTCAGAACTACCACATTCCGATGCTGGTGTATGCGCCCGGCGGGCAGGTCGCGCCCGGGCACATCGGCGATTTGATGAGCCAGGTGGATTGCGCGCCGACGATCCTCGGTCTGCTCAACTGGAGTTATGCCACGCGCTTTTATGGGTGGGACGTGCGCACCGCGCATGGCGACCGCCGCGCGCTCATCGGCAATTATCAGAAGCTCGGGCTCTACGAGGAAGGCACGCTCGATGTGCTGAAGCCGGTGCGCGGTTACAGCGCCTATCGCTACGACCCCGTGACCTTCGCACTGACCGGACGCCCCAAGGAAACCGAGGAACGCGACGAGACGATCGCCTACTACCAGACGGCCAGTTACCTTTATAAGAGCGGTGGTTATCGTGCCGTGAGCGATGCCGATCAGACGGGCTACACCGCGCAGATTCTTGCGCTGAACCCGGATCGCTCGACCGCCGCCGTTTCCGCCCCCAAAACCACTGCGGACACTGCCGCTGAAATCATCCGATGA
- a CDS encoding phosphatase PAP2 family protein, with amino-acid sequence MITRRPFIDRTLWPVFAVLAGLFLLFEFTQVDLWVQDRLYDFSAHAWMVNEKDLWPRIFFYTGPKVLIIALAAGLMTLALGPERWRVRGSFTLRRCDIWVVIATLATGPALIATSKATTNVFCPREIRRYDGFAPYVRVLESYPEGDRPSRRGRGFPAGHASGGFALLSLAGLARSRRGQLIGASIGFAVGGAMGGYQMLKGAHYLSHTVITALVCWLLFLIWRRLLKATTGNEQKLIPASS; translated from the coding sequence ATGATCACGCGCCGACCTTTTATTGATCGCACGCTGTGGCCGGTGTTCGCAGTGCTCGCCGGGCTGTTTCTGCTTTTCGAATTCACGCAGGTGGATTTGTGGGTGCAGGACCGGTTGTATGATTTCTCCGCGCACGCCTGGATGGTGAACGAGAAAGACCTGTGGCCGCGCATCTTTTTCTACACGGGACCGAAGGTGCTGATCATTGCGCTGGCGGCCGGCTTGATGACCCTCGCGCTCGGGCCCGAGCGGTGGCGTGTTCGCGGGTCGTTCACCTTGAGGCGCTGCGACATTTGGGTCGTTATCGCCACGCTGGCGACGGGACCGGCCTTGATCGCGACGAGCAAGGCCACGACCAACGTGTTTTGTCCGCGGGAGATTCGCCGCTATGATGGCTTCGCCCCGTATGTGCGCGTGTTGGAATCCTATCCCGAGGGTGATCGTCCCTCGCGACGCGGACGCGGGTTTCCGGCAGGGCATGCCAGTGGCGGCTTTGCATTGCTGAGCCTCGCCGGGCTCGCGCGCAGTCGTCGCGGTCAACTCATCGGTGCCTCCATCGGCTTCGCGGTGGGCGGGGCGATGGGCGGCTACCAAATGCTCAAAGGCGCGCACTACCTGAGCCATACCGTGATCACGGCGCTGGTGTGCTGGTTATTGTTTCTCATCTGGCGTCGCCTGCTGAAGGCCACGACGGGTAATGAACAAAAATTAATTCCTGCTTCATCCTGA